Below is a genomic region from Isosphaeraceae bacterium EP7.
GCGGCATCCTCACGATCGTCCGCGACCACGCCGGCCGGCCGATGGGATACACCAAGGTGGCCCGCGACGTCACCGCCCGCAAGCTGGCCGACGAGGCGCTGAGGGACCAGGACCGCAGGAAGAACGAGTTCCTGGCCATGCTGGCCCACGAGCTGCGCAACCCACTCGCACCCATCTCCAACGCCTTGCGCATCATCCGCATCGAGGATCCCGCCGCCTACGCCTCGGCGAGGCAGGCCTGGGAGATGATCGAGCGTCAGGTCGAGCACATGGTCCGGCTCGTCGACGACCTGCTCGACGTCAGCCGGATCTCGCACGGCCAGATCAAGCTCCAGCCGGCCGACGTCGACCTGGCGGCGGTGCTCTTTCGCGCCGTGGAGAGCAGCCGCCCGCTGATCGACGCCCGCCGGCACGACCTGGTCGTCCGCCTGGCCGACCGCCCGCTGCCGCTCTATGCCGACCCCGTCCGCACGGCGCAGGTCTTCTGGAACCTGCTGAACAACGCGGCGAAGTACACGCCCGAGGGGGGCCGCATCACGCTGAGCGCCGAGGTCGTCGAGCCCGGACCGGGGGGCGTCAGCGCCGGCGTGGTGGTCCGCGTGCGGGACACCGGCATGGGCATCCCCCACGAGATGCTCCCCAGGGTCTTCGACCTGTTCACCCAGGTGGAGCACTCCATCGACCGCTCCGAAGGGGGACTGGGCATCGGCCTGACCCTGGTCCGGCGCCTCACCGAGATGCAGGGGGGCACCGTCGACGCCACGAGCCCCGGGCCCGGCCTGGGCAGCGAGTTCAGCGTCCGCCTGCCGCTGTCCGCCAGGCCGACCTCGGCCTCGACGCCCTCGGCCAACCACGCACCGGAGCCCGACGCGCCCTCGCCGTCGAGGCGCATCCTGGTCGTCGACGACATCCGCGACTCGGCCGACAGCCTGTCGAAGCTCCTGCGGCTCTTCGGCAACGACGTGCGGACCTCCTACGAAGGGCAGCAGGCGATCATGACCGCCGAAACCTACATGCCCGACGTGGTCCTGCTCGACCTGGGCCTGCCCGGGATGAACGGCTACGAGGTGGCCGCCGGCCTGCGCAAGATCCCGTCGCTGGCCGGCGCCACCCTGGTCGCCCTGACCGGGTTCGGCACCGAGGAAGACCGCCGCCAGACTGAGGCCGCCGGCTTCGACCACCACCTGGTCAAGCCCGTGGACATCGACGCATTGCGCACGCTGCTCGACCGGGTGCCGGGCCGCGACTGACCGCCGCCGCAGTCGCCCCGGATCCCCGCGTCTCGGCTTCCGCGCCCGCCCGACGACCTCGCTCACGGGCCGCGTCCCGGCCCTCCAGTGCTGGCCCGCTCCCCCGCCGTTGGGTTCGTTTTCAAGGCGGGACCGGGAGTTGACCGCCACGGCCGGGGCGGCATGCGTTCTCGACGCATCCGCATGAATCCCGCGGACTTCGCGCCGACCCGAGCCCCCTCGACCGGTGCGGGCGGCCCGGTCTTCGCGGCGAGTCGCCCGCCGCCCGGCGCGGCACCGCCCGACCTGGCCCCGATGCGTCCTGGCGCGGTTGGCTTCGTTTTCCGCCCCGGCGCCAACGGGCGTGCATGCCTTCGGTTGGGTTCGTTTTCCGGGCGCGGTCGCGCGGCGGGCCAGGAGCAGTGCGTTGAGGGACCGGCTGAAGTCGCGGCATGCCTTGAACTGATGTTCATGCATGGCGAGACCCTGAGGTGAGGTGTCGATGAGCACCCGGTCGGGGGCCTCCTCGCGGTCGAGGCGCTCGATCTCCAGGGCCTCGGCGTGCCTGGCCTTTAGGCGGGCGAGGGCCTGGTCGACGAGCGGCAGGAGGCGGGCTCGGGCCTCGGGGTTTGCGGAGCTGGCGGCCAGCGATTGCAGCCGATGGAGACCGGGCGCCACCGGCTCGCGGAAGAGGGCGGCGGCCAGGACCGGGCCCAGGTCGGGGTCGATCGGCCGGCCTTCGGCGAGCGCGGCGCGGTCCCGGGCGAGGGCCCCGGCGATCCTCAGGCAGCCCGCTGCCGTGGCTTGCAGGTCCAGCGCGCCGAGGAAGTCGGGGCTTGCCCGGAACGCTTCGAGTGCGGCGGCCGTCTTGCCGGCCAGCCAGAGGTCGTAGTTCTCGCGGGCCTGGCCCACCCGAACGGCGGTGGCGGCGTCGACTTCCAGGCGGGCCCGCTCGGCGCGGACGGCGGCCAGCACGGCGCGGTCGATGAGCTGGCGCTGATGATCGTCGGCCGGCCTGAATTCCAGGGACCAGGCGGCCTGCATCCGCGCCCTCGCCCGCTCATCGTCGGGGTGCATGACCAGCCCCACGCCGGTGAGGCCGAGCTTCAGGGCATTGCGGCGCGAGGCGGCCTTCCCCTCGGCGGTCCTGGGGCCGGTCGACCGCATCGCATTGCGGCGGTTCGCGTCGATGCGCGCCTGCGAGGTGGCCATCTCTGGGGCATCCCGGGTGTCGTCTCGAGGGAGGGCAGCCCGGCAACATCGCCGGAGCGTTCGGCTTCGAACGCGCAAGCCCCCTTTGAAGACCATCGTTCCGAGGCGCGATTCTCTCCCTGGTTTCCCGGAAATTTCCGGAAATGGTGGGGAGAGCCCGGGCCTCGCGGGGCGGGCTTCGAGGCGGCCATGGCGAGCATCGAGGCGAATTTCCCCGAGAAATCGACCATTCCAGGGATCCCGACGCGGCGACCTTCGAAATGGCAACACCCCCGACGGTGAGGTCGGGGGTGTTGCCAGAAATCAACATCAACGGCTCGGAGGGTGCGGCATCGCGACGCCCCGAGGTTGGTGGATTAGCGGGAGGCTCGCGTCTTGCGGACGCGGCGGGCGACGAGGGCGGCGGCACCCATGCCGGCCCAGGCCATCAGGGTCGAGGGCTCGGGCACGGGCACCGGGTTGATCGGGCCGCCGGTGGCCGAGTAGACCGAGGAGTAGGGCCCGCTGGTGGGGTTGGAGCCCTGGAGGTTGATGAACTGCTGGGTGAACGGCTGGGTGGACAGCAGGACGAAGGTGGCGCTGGTGGCACCGGCGCCCAGGGGCTGGGTCTGGGTCAGCGGGTCAACATAGGCGGCGCGGATGACGCCGACCTTGCCGGGCTGCCAGGCCAGGGTGTTGGGGACGCGGATCTGGTCGCCGGCGGAGGCCTGGGGGGCGACCAGGCTGCCGATCGAGCCGTCCTTGATCGAGTAGGCGTAGACGTCGTGGCCGACGTTGGCGAAGTCCGAGCCGACCGGGGTGGCGTTGAACTGGTAGCTAACGCTGTCCAGGTGCTCGGGGTCGCCCGCCGCGTTGTTCACGTTGTTGACCGAGAGCTGGTACGCATAGGCGTAGAGCCCCTCGGCGGCGCCGCTCCCCTTGAAGACCTGCGAGCCGACGTTGCCCGTGGTCGGCGACCCCAGGAACTGGTAGGTCGAGTTCAGGACGGGGGCGGCATCAATCGGCTGGAACAGGGCGTTGAAGGTCGAGGCCGACAGCTCGGGGGTCTCGAGCGTCTGGATGATCGAGCCGGCGGTGGCCGGGCCGTTCATGCCGAGGGTCAGTCCGGTAGCCAGGGCCAACGCGATGGTGAGCTTGCTCATTTCGAACGATCATCCGTGATGGTGCGAGAGTGGCCGTGGGACCACTCCGGCGAGCCGGTCCCTGACTCGCCGACCGCCGGAGAACGCCCCCGGGCGGGGTGACGACGCGTCTAACCGCTCACGAATGGCACCTTGCAATCGGGCCATCCGTGGCGTCGGCCGGGAAAGTACGCGATCCTTACAAACCGGTCAACCCGATTTCCTCAAGTGATTCAGGCATGCACCCGGGCCCGATCCATAGACGCTCCCGGTGAACGTGCGTCAACCCGACAGCGGAAGTTGGAACCAGGCCCGCACATCGGCGGCTTTGTGGCCAGGAACCCCTGCGCCACCTCGACCATCGCCCCGTGATCGCCGGGGCGGGAGAATCCGGCGATGCCGGACGGTTGCCAGGTCGGGCCCACGCCTCATCGCGTCGGCGAAAGCCGTCTTTCCGACGATCGTCTACGTCTTCCCCAGCACTCGATCGACGACCCAGCAGCCTCGACAGTGCGTCCGACCGGACCGGCAGTGATTCAGGATGTCCTTGCTGTCGCACCCGGCATCTTCTAGGGCGTCGGCCAGGATCGGGGCGGCCGTGAAGTCTCGCGTCTCGTACATCGTCGAGGCGATCTCGACGGCCTCCCGCGTCCTCCACGCCGCGTCGAACCGCACGGACGAGAGGGGATGCCAGAGGATGTCCTCGATCAGGCCGATCGCGGCGGGCCGATGGCCGGGATGGATGGGCCGCCAACTGACCCATGTGGAAAACGTCCCGGGGAAGTCGCCCAGATAGGAGTCCAGGATGTTCCACGACCCCGGGCGGACCTCGCCCAGCCCGAGGAGCCAGGAGGCTGCCCCGTAGCCGATCACGTCCTCGTCCCGCCGATCTTCGGGGTTGAACATCCTGGCCTCGGCGGACCATTCGGCGTGGCGAACGTACTCCTCGGCGAGGAGCAGCCGATCGGCGTCCGGGTCATCCGCGTGCTGCTCGAGCCATCTGATCGCGTGGTGAGCGTTCATCGGAAAGACCGGCCACGAACGGTCGCTTCCGAGGGATTCTGGTGCCCCCCCGGTCGCCTTCCGGAGCCGCAGCCACTCGGCCGGCGGCATGGCCGTCTCGAACCACGGCTGATCCGCCACCAGATCCCACAGGGGGCGGCCGCAATCGGCGAACGGGGCATGGCGGATGATCCCGCATTCCAACAGGAGCAGCGTCCTCCGCGTGGCCCTCCGACGATACCACTCGACCAATCGCCGCGTCCTGGGCGGAGTCGTGCCGGGGCGTACGCGGTTCTCGTCCGAGTGGCGTTGCCGGTTCATGCGACTTAGCATCGCGGCCGGCCAGGAACCGGGCAAGCCCTCGCCGCCGAGACGAGACGCACGGGATCAACGATAACCGTGCGATGAAAGGAACACCCTGAGACTCGCGGCTGACGATGCAACACGCAGTTGACGCAAGTTGGCAACGCCCGAGCAGGGGGGCAAGCGACTAAGTATTCTCGTCTCGACACTTAAAGCATCATGAACGGGTTGGTCCTGGCGTTCTTGCGCCGAATCGTTCATGGTTGAATGCCTCCACTCTGAATTCGACGCCGACCAGAGGTTGCCCCATGAGCGTCTTCGCCCGCTTCGCTGCGTTTCGTCCATCGGCGGTGGTTCAGGGCCGTGTCGCCTCTCGATCTCGGCTCAATGGGGCCCGGCCATGCCTGGAGTCGCTCGAGGCACGCACGATGCTCTCGACGACCGCGAGGGCGACATCGGTCGCGGTGAAGGCCCCGACGGCGATGGAAAACAAGGCGTTTATCGATGGGCTGATCGGCACGCGCCAGATCGGCTCGCCGGGCGAGGCGGCGCTGGCGACGGCGCTCACGACGCAATTGAATCGCGGCATGCCTCGCCATCAGGTCGTGCTCAACTTGCTTCGCAGCACGCCCGCGCGGCGCGTGCAGGTGAGCGCCGAATTCGTCCGCCTCCTCGGTCGCCTGCCCAAAGCCGCCGAGTTGCAGACGTGGACGGCGCGCACGCGAGACGCGGGCGATACACGGCCGCTCAATCTCGCGATTTTCGGCTCGCGCGAGTACGACAAGCGCAGCGGCAACGGCACGAAGGCCGGCTACGTGACCGCCTTGTATCGGGATATTCTGAAGCGAGACCCCTCCGCGGCCGAGCTGAATTCCGGCGTGTCGTCGCTTCGCGGCGCGAACGCGCGGACCAGGTTGGCGCAACGCCTGCTCACATCAGTCGAAGGCCTGACGGTACAAATCAACGGTGTTCAGAAGCTGATGTCGTTGAGGCCACCGGGCCCTCAGGCGAACGACTTCCTCGTCTTGTCGCGCCGCGGCGGACTGACCGTGCTGACGGCGAGGGCACTGGCCTCCGAGTTCACGTTCTCGCAGATCGTGCATCCCGCGAGCCCTCCGCGGGCCGACTTGGGGACGGCCTTCAACCACCCGCCGGGATTCCCGATCGCCCCCGGCTTCGACCTGGCGAGCCGGACCCAGGAGCTGGACGTGCCGGTCTCCTTCACGAACGTGGTCCGCACGCTGGGCGTCGGGAGCGATGACGTGCCGTGGTACGGCACGGACAGCGGCCTCTCCACCTTCGACGTCAATTCCGCCACGTTGACGCCGAAGTGGACCGGAGGGCCGGTCGATTCGATTGCCGCGATCGGCGCGAATGAAGCCTACGCGGTGGTGGAGCGGGTGCGGCCGCTCCCGTCGATCCTGCACGTCCTGAACGGGGCCACCTCCTACTTGCCGAACCTGCCGGGTAGCGACATCCCGACTCAGGTGGCGGCGGGCCCGGACGGGACCGTCTGGGCGTTGGGGCAATCGGGCGGCATCTACGCTTACTCGGCCGTCGGGCAAGCCTGGACTTCGATCTCGACCGACGGCTACGCCATCAAGTCGATCAGCGTCGGCTCGGCGGACAACATCTGGGCGCTCACGGCCTCGGGTGCGGGCCTGCAATACAGCAGCGCGACCGGCTTCCAGCCCGACAGCTTCCTGAAGAGCGACGTGCTCGCGATTCAGGCGACGTTCGACGGCGCCGTCTGGGCGGTGGCGGGCGTCGGGACGAGCAATTATGTTTTTATGAAACCTTCGTTCGGCGTCTGGAAATTGGCCCCGGCCCAGCCGCCGCAATCCGACCTCGCCTACTTCGCCGCGGGCTCGATGAATCGTGCGTTCGAGACCGGCCTCGACGTTTCCAAGGCCGGGGCGTCGCTGCCGACGTATCTGATCACGATCGGGGTCGCGGATCGGCAGCCGATGCCATTCCCGGCCTATACCGGCTCCTATCAGACCGCTTATCTGGAGCTTTCCCAGGCCGCGAAAGTCACCCTCGCCGCCGGCGTGCGCGGGCTATACAACCAGCCCGGTCAGGACTGGGCCGGACTCCAGTCCGACATCCAGAATGCCGTCGTGCCGGCGAATGTGCCGGCGGACATCTGGACCTCGGTGCAATCCGAGCTGGCCACCGAATTGCTCTATGTCGGCGAGGTCTACGGTCGGCTCACGTTGATGCAGACGCTCTATACCGAGATCCAGACCGTCAATAACGGCGCCCTCGCCGCCGCGGCCAAGATCGTCCAGCTCACCGACGAGGACCAGCAGAACTCGATCATTTCGCTCATTTTCGAGGATTTCTTCGAAGCGATCGCGGCGAGCGTCTCGTCGATCGGGATCCCCGCGGCGGGAGCAACCCTGGCCGCGTTCCTATCGTCCGGGTTCGACAGCGCGCTCTCGATCCTCGAGGGCAGCAACCCCCCGAATTCCAAGAACGCAATCCCGATCGCCTACGCTCAGCTCCAGACGACGCTTGATACGCTCTACGTGAACGCGTTGAACACGATCAACACGCAAATCACCAACATCGTCACCGACTCCGGCAAGCTCGCCGCGGTCGGCCAGGCGATCGTGACCAAGGTCTGGCCTTACTCCAATCAGGAGATGTCGCAGCAACTGACGGCGACCCAGGCCGTTTACAACGAATTCTTCTATCAATCGCTCACGGCCTCGAAGTGGCAAATCGTGCACACGCCCTACGGCAACTACGTCGTGAATCCGCCGAACCTGCCCGTGCCCAGCTACGCCATATTTGCGATCCCGGATGGGTACCAGGACGGCATGCCCATCGAGCACCTCTATTTCATGAACAAGATCGGGGCTTCGCACGACCTGAGTTCGACCGATCTCGGACCCTTCCCGGATTCGCTGCTGTTCACCACGATCGCCGGCCTCGGAAATTCGACGACGACCGATTTCTGGACGGGTGCGAATGGATGGTCGATCATCCCGCGCGTCGAGGCGACCCTCTGATCGGGGACGAGTGGGGATTCTCGCCCGGACGAAGCCCCCCGGGCGAGTCGATCCGCCGCATTCTCAAACCCCAGGATCGGGGACGTTCGATGGCGACGTTGTCTTCCAACGGCACGGGTTCCCGGGCTTCAATTCGCGGGTATCAAAAAATGTCGAAATACGCATTGATTGCCCTGGCGGTCACTTTGTGCCTCGGGGCGCCCATGGCCGGGAGGAGCCAGGAGCCGGCTCGCGGTCCCGGGAACGACCCGGGAGCCGTCGAGGGGAAGGAAGTTCGCGCTGTCACGCGTCCAACGCTGGAGGAAGCCCGCCGTCAATCGGCGGTGCTCCACACGGCCATGCATACGACACTCCAGGCCGTCCATCATCGGTACTACCGGGAGGATGAAGGCCTGCAGATCCCGGCCGCGACGCTGAAGGAGGTGTTCGCGGACCTGGAAAACGAACATCAAGTCACGCTTCGATGGCTTGTCGTCGAGGGACAGGCGATGAACTCCGACCACAAAGCGCGGAGTTCCTTCGAGAAGGACGCCGTCGCGGCGCTGAAGGCGGGGAAGAAGGAGTTCGAACGCGCGGAAAACGGCGTCTATCGGCGCGCAGGCGCGATCACCCTGACAAACCTCTGCCTCAAATGCCATGTGCCGGATCGCAAGAGCACCAAGGATCGGACAGCGGGGCTCATCATCTCCATCCCCATCGAGGAGTAATGATCGGTATGCGGCCACCGATGGATGGTGCCAGAGCCGAGGATCGCGGGTGCGCCGGGGCTCGCTCCCATTCCCACCCGGCCACCATCCCGGCGAGGCGGCCGGGTCAGTAGAGATTGTTCGCGTAGGAGTCTTCAATGAGTTGGTTGAGCGACTCCACCGTCTGACCTTCGATCTTCGTCTGCTCGACCAGGATCTCGGCGAGGCAGGGGAGCGAGGAGGGTTGGTCGCCGTCTCGGGGGTTCCAGAGCCCGGATCGGAGGATGGCCTTGGCGCACTGGAAGTAGCACTCCTCGACGTCGACGGCGATCCCGACGAGCGGGACCTTCCCGTCCGCGGCCAGGGGGGCCAGCACGTCGTCATCGCAGATCAGGCAGGCAGCGCCGTTGACTCGCAGGGTCTCGCCCCTGCCGGGGATCAGGAAGAGGAGCCCCACGCGGCCGGTCTCCAGGATGTTCCGCAGGCTGTCGGCGCGGCGATTGCCCCGCCGGTCGGGGATGACGATCGTCTTCGGGTCCAGCACCTTCGCGAGCCCGAAACCGTCGCCTCGGGGGGAGACGTCGCAACGCCCTTCGCGGCCGAACGTCCCCAGCAGCAGGAATGGGGACTCCTCGATGAACGTGGCCATGAACCCGTCGAGCTCGGCGAGCTGCTTCTTCAACACCAACTCGCCGGGCGTGCCGATCAGCGCCTCGAGTTCGGCCACCGAGGTCAGCGGTCTCTGGAATCGTCGGGTGTTCATGCTCTGGCGCCCATCACGCGAGGGTTGACGCGGCCGAGCGGCGGGACGCTCCCGCGCGGGATTTCTCGGACTTCCCTCGAACGTCCGGCCGGACATCGGGCGGGAAGGTGCCATCACTGCGGAGCTTGGTTCGCATGTCAATGCCTCATTGATCCGGATCACGGCCGGCGGTGGCGGAGAGTCGGGGCAACATGGGAGAGATGGGGCAAATCAGATCTTGGGCAGTCCCGCGAGGAGGTGATTTGAACGGAGGGGTTGGGCGAGGCACGCCTCGGGTTGACCGCGAGGGGGCCAGCCGCTACAAGGCCGTTGCGCGCGTCGGGCGGGCGGGCAGGGGGTCCGCGCCGATGTCGCGGCAGGGAGGCGGAAGGCGATGATGGGACGGGAGATTCGACGTTTGGGGGTGATGATCGCCCTGGGGGGCTTCGCGGGCTCGGGCCTGGCGGGGTGCCGGACGATGGGTGGGATGGCGGGGAAGGGGGCGGTGCAGGTCGCCGGCAGCGAGACCGAGACGTTTCCCGTGCCGGGGGTCGAGGTGGAGAAGGCCGCCGAGCAGGCGATGAATGACCTGGCCATGACCGTGAAGGCGGGCCCGCGCGCCGAGCAGAAGGGCCAGGTCCACATCTGGGGACGGGCCAAGGACGCGCGGACGGTTCGGGTGGACGTGGCCGGCGGGGCCCAGTCCAGCGCGGTGACCGTCGTCATCGGCACCTACGGCGATCCGCCCCTCTCGCGCGCCCTGCTCGACCGGATCGGCGTCCGGCTGGGGACCAAGCCCCCCCAGCCGATTCCCGACCAGGTCGAATCCGAGCCCGCCGGCAACCCGTTCGTCAACCGGGCCGCCGTGCCCGACGCCGTCATGCTCCGCGACCAGTCCCAGGCCACTTACCGCGACGCGATCGTGCCCTGACCGGGCGGCATCCCCGGCCCGACGGGTTCAGGGATGGCCGTCGAGGGCGGGTCTGGGGGGGACGCTCAGGCGGATGAGGTCGATGAGCAGGCCGAGGGAGGCGGGCTTGGCCAGGTGGTGGATGAAGCCCGCCTCCTTGCTCTCGCGCTCGTCCATATCGGAGGCGTAGCCGCTGAAGGCGATGCCTCTGAGGCCGAATCGGTCCCGGCCGTGGCGCATGACGTCCAGGCCGCTGCCGTCGGTCAGGCCGATGTCGCTGATGAGCAGGTCGAACTCCTCGACGGCCATCGCCGCGAGGGCGGAGACCACGCCGGAGGCGGTCCTCACCGCGAAGCCGGAGCTCCTGAGCAGCCGGGCGATGGCGTGCCTGGTGTCCCTGTTGTCCTCGACGAGCAGCAGGTTCAGGGGCGTGTCGGAGGGGCACGACGCGATGGGGCCGCCGACGGCGGCGTGCGCTTCGTCGGCCTGCGACTCGACCTCGTGCGAGTCATTGACCGTCTCCAGTTCCACGCGGAAGACCGAGCCCCGGTCGCGGCCGGGGCTGGAGGCGACCAGGATCCCGCCGTGGAGGTCGACCAGTTGCTTGGCGATGGCCAGGCCGAGGCCGAGGCCGCCGTAGCGCCTCGCCACGTCGCCGTCCGCCTGCTCGAAGGCCTCGAAGATCCGCCCGAGGGCCTCCGCCTCGATGCCGGCCCCGTTGTCCTCGACCTCGATGGCGAGGCGGCCGTCGCCCAGGTCCGAGGTGGACAGGCGGAGGCGGCCCCTGGCGGGGGTGAACTTGGTGGCGTTCTGGATCAGGTTCCAGAAGACCTGCCGCAGTCGGGTCGGGTCGCCCCAGGCGCGATGGTTCTCGGCGTGCAGGGCGAGGGTGACCTCCAGCTTCTTGGCGTCGACCTGGACCTGGCAGACGGCCAGCGCGGCGCGCAGGGTCGCGTGGCAGTCGACGATCTCGGGATGCAGGATGAGCTTGCCCTGGGCGATCCGGGTCAGGTCGAGCAGGTCGTCAATGAGGCGGGCCTCCAGCTCGACGTTGCGGCGGATGGAGGCCATGTCCTCGCGCAGGTCGTCGGGCAGCCCGGGCCTGCCTTCGAGGTGGACGATGGTGGCCAGCACGGGGGTCAGCGGGGTGCGCAGCTCGTGGCTGAGGATGGCGAGGAAGCGGTCCTTGGCCCGTCCGGCCTCCTCGGCCTCGTCCTTGGCCCGTCTCAGGAGGTCGTCGGCCCGCTTGCGCGCGGTGATGTCGCGGATGGTGCACTGGATGATCTCCAGGGCTCCGACCCTGTAGACGTTGCTGACGACCTCGACCTCGACCGCTCGGCCGTCGCGGGTGGCCAGGGGGATGTCGTCGTAGCGGACGTAGCCCTTCTCCTGGAGCTCGAGGAATGAGGCCTTGCTGGCCTCGACGTCGCCGAGCAGGCCGATCTCCCAGAGCCGCTTGCCAACGAGGTCGTCGCCGGAATAGCCGAGCAGGTCGAGCAGGAACGGGTTGGCGTCGGTGATGACACCGGTGCGGGAGTCGAGGATGAGGATGCCGTCCTGGGCGGCCTCGAAGAGCCGCCGGAACCGCATCTCGGATGCCTCGAGGGAGGCCTGCATCTGCCTGCGGTCGGTGACATCCTCGATGGTCAGAAGGATGACCTGCTCCTCGCCATGACCGCGAAGGAGCCCGCGAGCCTTCAGGTGCATGACCCCGCCGCCGTGCGCCTCGAAGTCGCGCTCGACCGGGGTCTCGCCGATTTCCGCCGCCCCCTGGAGGATCTCTCTCAGGGTGGCGCGCAACCCTTCGGCACGCTTCATGGGGTCGCCGAACTCGAACATCGTGCGGCCGACGGTCTGCTCGGGCGAGGCGCTGAAGGTGTCGTAGAACGCCCAATTGGCCGACCTGATGCGGAGGTCGCTGCCGAGGACGACGACGGAGACCTGCACGGCGGAGATGACGACCTCGCCCTGGAGCCTGGCATCCTCGAGCCCCTTCTCGACGAGCCGGCGCGAGGAGATGTCGCGGAAGATCAGGACGACCCCGTCCAGCACGCCCGCGACGCCGCGGATCGGCGCGGCGCTGTCGTCGATGGCGACCTCCGTGCCGTCCCTGGCGACCAGGAGCGTCAGGCGGGCGAGCTCGTGGGTCCCACCCAGCTCGATCACGCCCTGGACGGGCTGGCGGACCGGCAGCCGGGTCACCTCGTTGATGATCCGGAAGACGGACTCGATCGGCTGATTCTTGGCGTCGGCGTCGGCCCACCCGGTGAGGGCCTCGGCCGCGGGGTTCAGCAGGATGATCTGACCCAGCGGGTCGGTGACGATGACCGCGTCGCCGAGGCTGATGAGCCCCTGGCCGAGACGCGCCCGACGCTCGGCGATTGCCCTGTCTGTCTTTCCCTGCCCCTCGAATGCCGTGGGAAATTCCATGGGATTTTCCCCTTTGAACACGGGAGGTGCCGGAAAGCGAGCGGCTCGACATCGAGTCTCGCACATACGGGGCCGTCGTCCGGCGTGACCGGCCCGGAACCATTCGACCACAGAACATTGCAAGCGACATAACGATTTCTTTAATTTTAAATACGCAAAGGACTGGACACCAAGCAACTTCGCCCGCATACGCCCCCAAATTCAAGGGGTCATGAATCACGCGCTTCGTTAATACCGCCGCAATCAGCAAGAATAAACTCGCCCGCGAACGGGACGGTCGGATGCGATGCGCGGGGCGATCTGCGAATTCCAGAGCGGTCGATTTCTCGAGGCTGAGAATCGGCCGGGGTCGCCGTCTCGGGTGCCGCGGTGTCCCTGGATGGGGG
It encodes:
- a CDS encoding PAS domain S-box protein — translated: MEFPTAFEGQGKTDRAIAERRARLGQGLISLGDAVIVTDPLGQIILLNPAAEALTGWADADAKNQPIESVFRIINEVTRLPVRQPVQGVIELGGTHELARLTLLVARDGTEVAIDDSAAPIRGVAGVLDGVVLIFRDISSRRLVEKGLEDARLQGEVVISAVQVSVVVLGSDLRIRSANWAFYDTFSASPEQTVGRTMFEFGDPMKRAEGLRATLREILQGAAEIGETPVERDFEAHGGGVMHLKARGLLRGHGEEQVILLTIEDVTDRRQMQASLEASEMRFRRLFEAAQDGILILDSRTGVITDANPFLLDLLGYSGDDLVGKRLWEIGLLGDVEASKASFLELQEKGYVRYDDIPLATRDGRAVEVEVVSNVYRVGALEIIQCTIRDITARKRADDLLRRAKDEAEEAGRAKDRFLAILSHELRTPLTPVLATIVHLEGRPGLPDDLREDMASIRRNVELEARLIDDLLDLTRIAQGKLILHPEIVDCHATLRAALAVCQVQVDAKKLEVTLALHAENHRAWGDPTRLRQVFWNLIQNATKFTPARGRLRLSTSDLGDGRLAIEVEDNGAGIEAEALGRIFEAFEQADGDVARRYGGLGLGLAIAKQLVDLHGGILVASSPGRDRGSVFRVELETVNDSHEVESQADEAHAAVGGPIASCPSDTPLNLLLVEDNRDTRHAIARLLRSSGFAVRTASGVVSALAAMAVEEFDLLISDIGLTDGSGLDVMRHGRDRFGLRGIAFSGYASDMDERESKEAGFIHHLAKPASLGLLIDLIRLSVPPRPALDGHP